The Pseudomonadota bacterium genome contains the following window.
CCGATCGTTGACGGGACGCGTAATGCCCCAGGTTGCGCCGTTGGCCAGCGCGCCGGCCACCATTTCATGCATGAATCGGTGCAGGCCATCGATCTTGTCATCGATTCGCGGGTCCACGCCCGCAGCCTGTCTCAAGACAAGAATAGCCAGCTCGCGGTTGTCGAACATGACATCCACCACGCGCCGGATGTTCTCGTAGATTTGCTGCGTGGGATCCGGAGCTGCCGGGTCGACGATCCTGACCACACTGGTGATGCGCGCGACGAACTCGTCTACCAGTTCGTGAAATAGTGTCTCTTTACTATCGAAGTACAGGTAGAAAGTACCCCTCGACACCTGCGCGGCTTCGATCACATCCGCCACGGATGTTGCGTAGTAGCCGCGGCTGCTGAACAGGGCCTCCGCCGCTCGCAGCATCTGAGCGCGCCGCGCCTGACGCTTTGCCTCGGCCCGCTGACTGCGTCCATCCGTGCTCGTATGACCC
Protein-coding sequences here:
- a CDS encoding TetR/AcrR family transcriptional regulator, which produces MGHTSTDGRSQRAEAKRQARRAQMLRAAEALFSSRGYYATSVADVIEAAQVSRGTFYLYFDSKETLFHELVDEFVARITSVVRIVDPAAPDPTQQIYENIRRVVDVMFDNRELAILVLRQAAGVDPRIDDKIDGLHRFMHEMVAGALANGATWGITRPVNDRIVATALVGSVSQVFLQYGASQEVDVAGREAIARALFDLCLRGLLANR